TGATGCATCAGATTCGAACATCCTTTCATAAAAAAGAACATTTGTATAGCTGGTTCATCTGTATAATATTCGATTTTAATAGGCTTAAGTAAATCTAACTCAATATAGTTTATAAAAAAGGACCCAGCTAGCGTATGGCTGTCTTTTATATTGCCATATTCGGGGTGATTAAAGGTATTGGTTTCTTCGATAAGTTCATAAGCTTGGTCTACTTCTTCAAAAAACACCTGGTCACAGAGTTTATAATCTAAATCTTTTATTGTGGTTTTAAGTTGCATGGAAAATCTTACTTTATTATTTAGCAAATATACAGTATATAATCCATATATGTATTGAGTCTAAATAAAAACAATCCTTTTTGTGTATGTTATAATCCGTATTTGAAACCCTTATCCCGAGTCAGTAGGGGTAAGTTTGCACCTGAAATTAATAATACCAATTTTACTTTGTAATGGGTTTCAAAAACTACATAGATTGTTTTAAAACAATTAAAAATATAATAAATAGCTATATGTTAAATGGTTACGTGTTTGGTAAAAAGAATCATTCTTTATCGCAGTCTTTAAAATTTGTTGTATTTTTTATTTGCCTATTTTTTTTACCATCTGGAGTATTAGCACAAAATGGAACGCTTTCGGGAGTTTTAAAACTTGATAATGGCACGCCAATTAGTTTTGCTGCAGTTGCTGTTAAAAACACTAAACATCAGATGATTACGGATGATGAGGGTAAGTTTGAGTTTAGAGGTCTTGCACACGGACATTACGAAATTGAAGTTAGCTCTATCGAAATCACTAGAAAAAGTATTAAAGTTGACTTTAAAGGTAGTGGCGAAAGAATTTTATTAATTGTTGAGCCTTCATCAAGTTTAGGTTTAAAAGAAGTTGTAATTAATGTTAAGACTGAGAAAAAAGAGGTCGAGACTAAAGGGTTTGCTGTAAATGTAATTGATACTCAAAAGATGGCAATGCAGTCGATTCAGACCAATGAATTATTAGACCGATCGGCAGGGGTTCGTATTAGACAAGATGGAGGATTGGGATCTAGAATTGATTATAATATTAATGGTTTATCTGGTAATGCTGTAAAGGTTTTTATTGATGGTATTCCTGCTTCTAATTTTGGTTCTTCTTATTCTTTAAATAGTATTCCTCCAGCTTTAATTGACCGTATTGAAGTTTATAAAGGGGTTGTTCCTGCTAACCTTTCTGAGGACGCACTAGGTGGAGCAATCAATATTATCTTGAAGAAAAAAACTAGAAATTCATTGGTAACATCGTATTCTCTTGGCTCATTTAATACGCACCAATGGAATATCGCAAGTAACTATAGAAAAGAGAATGGTTTAACAGTTGATGCTTCGGGTTTTTATAATTATAGTGATAATAACTATGAAGTTTGGGGGCAGAGCATAACATTTAAAGATTATACGGGTAAAACGACTACGAACCAACGTGCAAAACGGTTTCATGATGCTTATAAATCATACGGAACTAAGATTGAAGTTGGTTTCACTGATGTAAAGTGGGCAGATCGATTTATGATTGGTGGTATTTTATCTAAAGATTATAAAGAGGTGCAACATGGTATTACAATGGATAATGTGTATGGAGATCGTCATACGAGACGTAATTCTAGTATAGCAACATTAACGTATAGTAAGAACGATTTCTTGACTAAAGGATTGTCATTCAAAACCGATGCTAGTTATTCTTATCTAAAAAGACAAGCAATAGATACTGTAGGTATTATGTATGACTGGTCAGGTAAACCAATTATGTATCCTGATGGCACTTTTGTAAAGTATACTAGTGGAGCTGAGGTTGCTAGCGCTAAAACTCTGGGGATTAATACCGATAAAACTTTGTTTGTTCGTACCAACTTAGGATATACGTTAAATAGCAATAACACGATATATGCCAATTATATGTATAATAATTTTGTACGTGGTATATCGGATGAATTACAACCTTTAGGATTGCAACTATTAGAGAATACTAGAGATTTACAAAAAAATATTGTTTCGTTTACCTATGAGAATTTAGCTTTTTCTCAAAAACTGAGAACGAATGTTTTTTATAAGCATTATTTTCAAAAGGTTACTTCAAATGAGCCTTTTAGACAAGATATTACTCCGGGTATTCCTAATTACGAGATGAGAGTATTTACTAAAAAATCTGATTTTAGTGGCTACGGGATTACATTATCGTATGAGTTAAACCCTAATTTATATTTGTTAGGATCTGCTGAGAAAGCTATGCGTTTGCCAAGTGCTAACGAATTGTTTGGTAATATTAATGACAATTTACTTGCTCCAGCTGGTGAACTAAAACCTGAAACAAGTCACAATGTTAATATTGGTGTAAACTGGTCGGGATTAAAATTTAATAGTCATTCTATTAGGTTAAATGCCTCTCTATTTTATAGAGATACAAAGGGGATGATTAGAGAATCTATACGAGCTGGTAGCTTTACGTATTCGCAATTTGAAAACCTAGAGAATGTATTGTCTCGTGGGATAGATGCTGAGTTAATTTATGATTATGCTAAGAAGTTTAATCTTTCTCTTAATATATCAAAATTTGAGTCTTTGTTTAATACTCGTTTTGATGCCAATGGAGCTCCATACTTGTTTTATCGTATGCAAATAAGAAACGAACCTTCGTTTAAATTCAATATCAATGCTGTCTATTATCAGGATGATTTATTTGCAAAAAAATCAAAGGCTTCGATCTATTATAATATTAGCTATGTGGATGAATTTCTTAGAAACTGGGCCAATGTTGGTGGAAAGAACTTAGACTATATTCCGACACAATTTTCTAATAGCATAGGGGTTGCCTATACTTTTCCATCTAATAAATTCACAATTAGTGTGGATGCAAAAAACATATTCGATCAACAGATATTTGACAATTTTGGTCTGCAAAAACCAGGTCGTGCATTTTATGCCAAACTTACATATTCATTAACTTCAAAATAATCAATCACAATGAAAATTAAATTTAGAAATTTAAAAAGTACATTACTTTCTGGTGCTTTTGCAATAGCTTTATTGAGCTCATGTAGCAATAACGATAATGATGGGGAAACTGCTCCGACATTACCAGAAGTAAAAAAAAGCTTCCAGTTAGCATTTGCTAGTGGTTCAGGTAGTATTTCTGGAACTTATCTTCAAGGTCTTACAGATATTTCTCAAGGTGAAATTTCATTCTCTGGAAAAGGATATTCAATGACTTCATCGCGTACTGCTAGAGTATTTACTTCTACAGATGGTTCTATTGTTTATAGCCTTAACTATACAATAGGTACTATTGACAAGTTAACTTACCATGGTGCTGATAATTATAAAACAATAACAACTTTTGATGCTTCTATTCCATTAGGAGTAAAAGCTGTTCGTTTTACAAAAATGAATGATAAAGTTGGGTCTGTACATAATATTGCTGCAGTTGCACAATATGGTGGAGCTGAGAATAAAGATTATTTAAAACACAAAATGACTGTTGCTATTGGTATTCTTGACTTAGAGGCAATGAATTTCGGTACTAACTTTAAAAAAGATATTGATTTAGTTCTTCCTGGAACTTTGGCTAGTGAAGGATATTATATTTCTCGTATTGACTGTCCTGTTGTTTCTGGAAACAAATTGTATTATGGAGCAGCTGTTAGCAAATTTAACGCAGCAACTGGTAAAGCGGGTGAAACAGATAAGACATTTACTCTTGTACTTGATTACCCAAGTTTAGCGAATGCTACTGTTATTAGTACTTCGCATGTTAAAGGGGCTACAAATGGTTACCGTACTCCTACACAACACTTTAATGAAGCTGGTGAAATCATGCAAATGGTTAGCAACGGAAAAGACTTAAACATTGTAAAAATCAAAGATGGTAAATACGATGAAACTTATAAATTTAGCGTAAGTGGCTTATTAGGAAGAGATGCTTCTAGTAATGGTTGGTTTTATGCTGGTAACGGAATTGGTTATGTTCCTTATGAGAAAATAGGTGAAGACAAAATTCAGATTGGTGTTAATCCAAGTGGTGAACCAACTTATTCAGGTTCATGGGGATTGGCAAGAGTAGATTTTAAAAACAATACAATTGTTGATTTAGTTGTTCCTAAAGGATTATGGTTACAACAATACCAAAATTCAGTTGTAAGAGATGGAAAATTCTATATTGCTTTAACTCCAGTTGGTGTACAAGGAAATATCTACATCTATGATGTTAACTCTGCAAATCCTAATGGTACTGTTGGTGCAAAAGTATTCTCTGGTGCTGATCAATACTATATCGGTATATTCTAATACTTTTTTTCAATACTAAAAAAAAGCAGCGATTTATTTAGAGTCGCTGCTTTTTTTTTGAGGTTCTGAGTTGTAAAGGTTCTGAGTTGTAAAGGTTCTGATTTGCAAATGTTTAGAGAAGGATAGGTTCAAAGGAGGAAAACTTTGCGGTTCTGCGTCTTTGCGAGAGATAGTCTCACTGACGGAGGCTCAAAGACTCAAAGCTACAAAGCAACAAAGGAGGAAAGCAACAAAGGAGGAAAGGTTGAAAGGAAGAAAACTGAAAACTGGGACTGTCCTTCGACACCGCTCAGGATGACAATATTGAGACTGATTACTCAATAGAGGATCAAAGGCACGTTAGCGAAAAAACTTTGTGATTCTGCGTCTTTGCGAGAAATAGTCTCAATAATTGAAGTTGCAAAGTAGCAAAGGAACAAAGGAGGAAAGGTTCAAAGGAAGAAAACTGAAAACGGGGACTGTTCTTCGACACCGCTCAGGATGACAATACTGAGACTGATTACTCAATAGAGAATCAAAGGTTCAAATCAG
The nucleotide sequence above comes from Flavobacterium branchiarum. Encoded proteins:
- a CDS encoding TonB-dependent receptor, whose amino-acid sequence is MLNGYVFGKKNHSLSQSLKFVVFFICLFFLPSGVLAQNGTLSGVLKLDNGTPISFAAVAVKNTKHQMITDDEGKFEFRGLAHGHYEIEVSSIEITRKSIKVDFKGSGERILLIVEPSSSLGLKEVVINVKTEKKEVETKGFAVNVIDTQKMAMQSIQTNELLDRSAGVRIRQDGGLGSRIDYNINGLSGNAVKVFIDGIPASNFGSSYSLNSIPPALIDRIEVYKGVVPANLSEDALGGAINIILKKKTRNSLVTSYSLGSFNTHQWNIASNYRKENGLTVDASGFYNYSDNNYEVWGQSITFKDYTGKTTTNQRAKRFHDAYKSYGTKIEVGFTDVKWADRFMIGGILSKDYKEVQHGITMDNVYGDRHTRRNSSIATLTYSKNDFLTKGLSFKTDASYSYLKRQAIDTVGIMYDWSGKPIMYPDGTFVKYTSGAEVASAKTLGINTDKTLFVRTNLGYTLNSNNTIYANYMYNNFVRGISDELQPLGLQLLENTRDLQKNIVSFTYENLAFSQKLRTNVFYKHYFQKVTSNEPFRQDITPGIPNYEMRVFTKKSDFSGYGITLSYELNPNLYLLGSAEKAMRLPSANELFGNINDNLLAPAGELKPETSHNVNIGVNWSGLKFNSHSIRLNASLFYRDTKGMIRESIRAGSFTYSQFENLENVLSRGIDAELIYDYAKKFNLSLNISKFESLFNTRFDANGAPYLFYRMQIRNEPSFKFNINAVYYQDDLFAKKSKASIYYNISYVDEFLRNWANVGGKNLDYIPTQFSNSIGVAYTFPSNKFTISVDAKNIFDQQIFDNFGLQKPGRAFYAKLTYSLTSK